One window from the genome of Cucumis melo cultivar AY chromosome 12, USDA_Cmelo_AY_1.0, whole genome shotgun sequence encodes:
- the LOC127144396 gene encoding uncharacterized protein LOC127144396 yields the protein MNKSWMIKDRLSKEYEEGIDRFIEFAQKHSSGRTSMSCPCIRCGNCKTLNTNEVRNHLLINGINQRYDNWIWHGENLTKYCPTNLVPDADYNSRKQFLDDNVDDNMVEMVEEAQQNSVDDPQKFQKLLTDAEKPLYPGCENLTKLSTLVKLYHLKAIEWSDTSFTELLSLLKSILPENNKLPTSTYDAKKVLVTLGMTYEKIHACPNDCCLYRKEFADISNCPHCNESRWKKRKNSFEVQKGVTAKVVWYFPPIPRFQRMFNNQIHSKNLTWHTNERLVDGNLRHPLTVHLENWLIIYGLILEVRKETFVLLYLLMELILSEINSKYSCWPVILTTYNLPPWLCMRRKFMMLTMLISGPNQPGYNIDVYLAPLIDDLKILWNDGVPCYDGYRNEVFTLKAVLLWTINDFPAYGNLTGHTVKGYCACPICDKTPFAIHLKFGKKMAYLEHKNFLPLNHPLRKQKKVFSNEKELGIASQPLSGEIIFEMFINNDFSNDENSSSTRKRSIGFSRSCWKKKSIFFELEYRKKLHVRHCLDVMHIEKNVCMNLLGTLLDISGKTKDGLQSHHDLEQLGIRPELVSRVVGNRTYIPPACYTLSKSEKRTVC from the coding sequence ATGAATAAGTCATGGATGATAAAAGATAGATTATCTAAGGAATATGAAGAAGGTATTGATCGTTTTATTGAGTTTGCACAAAAACATTCAAGTGGCAGAACTTCTATGTCATGTCCATGTATTAGGTGTGGAAATTGCAAAACACTTAATACTAATGAAGTTAGAAACCACTTATTAATCAATGGTATTAACCAAAGGTATGACAATTGGATTTGGCATGGCGAAAACCTTACTAAgtattgtccaacaaatttaGTTCCTGATGCAGACTACAATTCTAGGAAACAATTTTTAGATGATAATGTTGATGACAATATGGTTGAAATGGTGGAAGAGGCACAACAAAATAGTGTAGATGATCcccaaaaatttcaaaagttacTTACAGATGCTGAAAAACCTTTATATCCAGGTTGTGAAAACTTGACCAAGTTGAGTACACTAGTCAAATTGTATCACTTAAAAGCAATTGAGTGGAGCGATACTAGCTTTACAGAGTTGTTGAGTCTGTTGAAAAGTATACTACCTGAAAATAACAAATTGCCAACATCGACGTACGATGCAAAAAAAGTTTTAGTTACTTTAGGAATGACATATGAGAAGATTCATGCGTGTCCTAATGACTGTTGTCTATATAGAAAAGAATTTGCTGATATATCTAATTGTCCTCATTGTAATGAGTCGAGGTGGAAGAAGCGTAAAAACTCCTTTGAAGTACAAAAAGGAGTGACTGCTAAAGTTGTTTGGTATTTTCCACCAATTCCACGATTTCAAAGGATGTTCAATAATCAAATACATTCGAAGAATTTAACATGGCATACAAACGAAAGATTGGTTGATGGAAATTTACGCCATCCGCTGACAGTCCATCTTGAAAATTGGTTGATCATTTATGGCCTGATTTTGGAAGTGAGGAAAGAAACCTTTGTCTTGCTTTATCTACTGATGGAATTAATCCTCAGTGAGATAAATAGtaaatatagttgttggcccGTGATATTGACAACATACAATCTCCCACCATGGTTATGTATGAGACGTAAATTTATGATGTTAACAATGTTAATTTCTGGGCCAAATCAACCAGGATACAATATAGATGTGTATTTAGCTCCTTTAATAgatgatttgaaaatactaTGGAATGATGGTGTACCTTGTTATGATGGATATCGAAATGAGGTTTTCACATTAAAAGCAGTATTATTGTGGACTATTAATGACTTTCCTGCATATGGTAATCTGACGGGTCACACTGTCAAAGGATATTGTGCATGTCCCATATGCGACAAAACCCCATTTGCTATACatttaaaatttggaaagaaGATGGCATATCTTGAACATAAAAATTTTTTACCACTTAATCATCCACTTAGAAAACAGAAAAAGGTTTTCAGTAACGAAAAAGAGCTTGGAATAGCTTCCCAACCGTTGTCAGGagaaattatttttgaaatgtttatcaATAATGATTTCTCTAATGACGAAAATTCATCGAGTACCAGAAAGAGATCAATAGGCTTTTCACGTAGTTGTTGGAAGAAGAAATCCATATTTTTTGAACTTGAATATCGGAAGAAGCTTCACGTTCGACATTGCTTGGATGTtatgcacattgagaagaatgtatgtATGAACTTGTTGGGTACATTGCTCGACATTTCTGGTAAGACAAAAGATGGATTACAGTCCCATCATGACTTAGAACAATTAGGCATTCGTCCTGAGTTGGTGTCAAGGGTTGTAGGAAATAGAACATACATACCTCCAGCTTGTTATACGTTATCCAAAAGCGAGAAACGCACAGTTTGTTAA